Proteins encoded together in one Psychrobacter sp. 28M-43 window:
- the ubiE gene encoding bifunctional demethylmenaquinone methyltransferase/2-methoxy-6-polyprenyl-1,4-benzoquinol methylase UbiE encodes MTDNSKDSSAPSNQATTTNGHLQDKLVKDSIAHNQQISAQILRNQTTNVVPSKNNSIASDDSSDFTKVQDLPTGTPQGQQTTMPNNDKTTRTNPSEQTIKQTLFNQRDDINNPHTPETDGNEQTHFGYKTVNKAEKQARVADVFTSVAKKYDIMNDLMSFGIHRLWKRYAISLSGVRAGQHVLDIAGGTGDLAKVFSREVGRNGHVVLSDINAAMLEVGRERLINAGCNNVDFVLANAETLAPFDDESFDLVTISFGLRNVTDKDAALKSMYRVLKPGGRLLILEFSKPVFEPLSKAYDLYSFTALPVMGKLIANDAESYQYLAESIRMHPDQQTLKQMMQQAGFENCDYHNLTAGIVAVHRGFKA; translated from the coding sequence ATGACTGATAATTCAAAAGATAGCAGCGCTCCTTCTAATCAAGCCACAACAACCAATGGTCATTTGCAAGACAAACTGGTAAAAGACAGTATTGCTCATAATCAGCAGATTAGCGCGCAGATATTACGCAACCAAACAACCAATGTCGTGCCGAGCAAGAATAATAGCATTGCTAGTGACGACAGTAGCGACTTTACTAAAGTTCAAGACCTACCAACTGGAACGCCGCAAGGCCAACAAACCACTATGCCAAACAACGACAAAACGACTCGCACAAACCCTTCAGAGCAAACCATAAAACAAACGCTATTCAATCAGCGTGATGACATCAATAATCCGCACACGCCTGAAACAGATGGTAATGAGCAGACGCATTTTGGCTATAAGACCGTCAATAAAGCAGAAAAGCAAGCACGTGTGGCTGACGTATTCACTTCTGTTGCCAAAAAATATGACATCATGAATGACTTGATGTCATTTGGTATTCATCGTCTGTGGAAGCGTTATGCAATTAGTCTATCAGGCGTACGTGCTGGTCAACATGTCCTTGATATCGCTGGCGGTACGGGCGATTTGGCCAAAGTATTTAGCCGTGAAGTCGGTAGAAATGGCCACGTAGTACTATCTGATATCAATGCTGCGATGCTAGAAGTAGGTCGTGAGCGCCTGATCAATGCAGGCTGTAACAACGTTGATTTTGTATTAGCAAACGCTGAGACATTAGCCCCTTTTGATGACGAAAGCTTTGATTTAGTGACCATTAGCTTTGGTCTACGTAATGTTACTGACAAAGATGCCGCGCTAAAGTCTATGTATCGCGTCCTAAAGCCAGGTGGTCGTCTATTGATTCTGGAGTTCTCAAAGCCAGTATTTGAGCCACTATCTAAAGCTTATGACTTGTATTCATTTACCGCGTTGCCAGTGATGGGTAAGCTGATTGCTAATGACGCTGAAAGTTATCAGTACTTGGCTGAGTCAATTCGTATGCATCCTGATCAACAGACACTTAAGCAGATGATGCAACAAGCTGGTTTTGAGAATTGCGATTATCATAACTTGACTGCTGGTATCGTGGCTGTCCATCGTGGCTTTAAAGCTTAA
- a CDS encoding ubiquinone biosynthesis accessory factor UbiJ, with protein sequence MLTVLLLAGAEKLINIAIASDEITKAGLAPLAGKVLRLNMGLPEINLDILFTHERLRFEPVTTESVFEPSGQMNECRKASMERARFGHSRPDCTITVDNAAQLLNLMRGAEGNLPIAGDYKVLMQLKQLVAGFDPDVAGQLEPFIGKPMASQLHLLISQLKGSWRHSAKRAFDDVSDWANEVAGNSTPDPIEVVEVNDLKQQLLKLRADVEREAAKLAAIKEEQAQFLNNSFHQ encoded by the coding sequence ATGCTGACTGTCCTTCTATTAGCTGGAGCCGAAAAGCTAATCAACATTGCCATTGCCAGTGATGAGATTACCAAAGCAGGTTTAGCGCCACTTGCAGGTAAAGTGTTACGTCTGAATATGGGATTGCCTGAGATTAATTTAGACATCCTGTTCACTCATGAGCGTTTACGCTTTGAGCCAGTCACAACAGAGAGCGTATTTGAGCCAAGTGGCCAAATGAATGAGTGCCGAAAAGCCAGCATGGAGCGCGCACGTTTTGGTCATAGTCGTCCAGACTGTACCATCACCGTAGATAATGCCGCTCAACTGCTCAATCTGATGCGCGGCGCTGAAGGTAACCTGCCAATCGCTGGTGATTACAAGGTGCTGATGCAGCTCAAACAACTGGTTGCAGGATTTGATCCTGACGTGGCTGGACAGCTTGAGCCGTTTATTGGTAAACCAATGGCTAGCCAGTTACATCTTCTTATCTCTCAGCTCAAAGGTAGCTGGCGTCATAGTGCCAAACGTGCTTTTGATGACGTTAGTGATTGGGCCAATGAAGTGGCTGGCAATAGCACACCTGACCCTATCGAGGTGGTTGAAGTAAATGATCTTAAACAGCAACTGTTAAAATTACGTGCGGACGTCGAACGAGAAGCAGCCAAACTTGCTGCTATCAAAGAAGAGCAAGCGCAGTTTCTTAATAACTCGTTTCATCAATAG